A segment of the Verrucomicrobiota bacterium genome:
GAAAACCACGCTGGAAGAGCAGCTCAAAGCTCTGTTCCGCCAGGTCCGAAAACAGTCCACACTATGATGAGTCAGCCGAACCAAAACTCAGATCCCCTTCGGTAAGCTTTTCCCATGAGTCAACGCGCGTCCAACAACAGCGCCCAATCACCTGCATCGGGCGCGTGTGGAGAAAACCATGCGCCTTCGGTCCTCTGCGCCACAGGCGGCAAATCACGCCAGGTGCCCAGGCGCGGATTGAATCAGCGAGCGCAATAGTTTCCGGCAGCGAGCGTGAATTTCGCCGAGCCGCTCTTCGGCAAATACGCCACGTAGCGGCGGCCAGCCTCGGCGAGGAGCAACGTGTTCTCTCCGGCCAGTTCGTCGCGCGGCTCGAGCTGCCACCACGGGAAGCTCGTGAAAAAAGTGACTGGCTCCTTCCGCGATCTGGGTAGGGACGGATTTCACTCCGTCCCTGACTTTTGTCTCCGGTCCGGGCGAAGAGTCAGGGACGCGGCGGAACGCGTCCTTACCAGGGATTGGTTTGCCCAATAGCAGCGGCGTGAGGCTGATGCCGTCGAGCGGCTTCTGGCTCGCCATCGAAATACCCGCAAGGTCCGCAAGCGTCGGCAAGAGATCAATGGCCCCGGCAATTTGCGGCACGCGCGTTCCCGCCGGAATGCGGCCCGGCCAGCGAATGAGAAACGGTGAACGCACGCCGCCTTCGTCGGTCGAGCCTTTGCGGCCTTTCATGCCGCCGTTCCAGCGCCAACTGTTCGGGCCGTTATCGCTGAAATAAATCACGATGGTGTGGTCGGCCAGCTTCAGTTCGTCGAGGCGCTGCAAGATGCGGCCGACGTTCCAGTCGATGTTCTCGCACATCGCAAGCGCGGCGCGCGTGAAGTCCAGATCTTCCTGGCCGGCGTCGTGGCTGCGCTTTTTCAAATCGGCCTTGGCGAATTTCTGGTAGAAGCGATCGGGAACCTGCATGGGCGAGTGCGGCGTGTTGTAAGGCACATAACAGAAGAACGGGCGATCCTTGCTTTTCTCGATGAATTGGATCGCGTGATCGGTCAGGTCGTCCGTGATGTAGCCCTTGCCTTTCGCCGGCTTTCCGTTGTGGTCCATGGGCGGATCGAAATAGCTGCCCCAATGACCGGAGGTGAAGCCGTAGTATTCGTCGAAGCCGCGGGCGTTGGGATGATACGGCCATTGCGTGCCGTTGTGCCATTTGCCAAACGCGCCGGTCGCGTAACCGGCGGCCTTGAACGTGTCGCCGATGGTCCTTTCGTCGAGATCCAGGCGCTCGCCGCCGGTCGAGACGCCGCGCACGCCGCCGCGCGGGTGATAGCGGCCCGTGAAGAATTCCGCGCGCGTCGGCGAACACACCGGACACACATAGAATCGATCGAAGATCGCGCCGGTCCTGGCGAGCGAATCGATGTTCGGCGTGGACAGATTGGAATTGCCGTTCACGCTCAAATCGCCCCAGCCCTGGTCGTCCGCGAGGATGACAACGATGTTCGGGCGGCGAACGGAGGCGGTGGCAGTGGCTGCCTCCGAGCAGACCCCAGTGGCGAGCAAGATACAGAAGAAGGCGAGTTTCGATTTCATGGTAATCTTCGCTGCAGCTTCTCGGTGAATGTGAATCGTTCCCCGGTGTTTTCCTCGAAAAGCAACTCGGAGGCGGCTTCGG
Coding sequences within it:
- a CDS encoding arylsulfatase, coding for MKSKLAFFCILLATGVCSEAATATASVRRPNIVVILADDQGWGDLSVNGNSNLSTPNIDSLARTGAIFDRFYVCPVCSPTRAEFFTGRYHPRGGVRGVSTGGERLDLDERTIGDTFKAAGYATGAFGKWHNGTQWPYHPNARGFDEYYGFTSGHWGSYFDPPMDHNGKPAKGKGYITDDLTDHAIQFIEKSKDRPFFCYVPYNTPHSPMQVPDRFYQKFAKADLKKRSHDAGQEDLDFTRAALAMCENIDWNVGRILQRLDELKLADHTIVIYFSDNGPNSWRWNGGMKGRKGSTDEGGVRSPFLIRWPGRIPAGTRVPQIAGAIDLLPTLADLAGISMASQKPLDGISLTPLLLGKPIPGKDAFRRVPDSSPGPETKVRDGVKSVPTQIAEGASHFFHELPVVAARAARRTGRREHVAPRRGWPPLRGVFAEERLGEIHARCRKLLRSLIQSAPGHLA